The Rhododendron vialii isolate Sample 1 chromosome 8a, ASM3025357v1 genome has a window encoding:
- the LOC131335571 gene encoding uncharacterized protein LOC131335571, translated as MATTKVQRIMTQPINLIFRFLQSKARIQIWLFEQKDLRIEGRIIGFDEYMNLVLEDAEEVNVKKKSRKALGRILLKGDNITLMMNTGK; from the exons ATGGCGACCACCAAAGTACAGAGGATCATGACACAACCCATC AATCTCATTTTCAGGTTCCTCCAGAGT AAAGCTCGGATCCAGATATGGCTGTTCGAACAGAAGGACTTGAGGATTGAAGGCCGCATTATT ggttttgatgagTATATGAATTTGGTTCTGGAGGATGCAGAGGAAGTCAATGTAAAGAAGAAGAGCAGAAAGGCTTTGG GGAGGATCCTTCTTAAAGGGGACAACATCACGCTTATGATGAACAC GGGCAAATGA
- the LOC131335572 gene encoding uncharacterized protein LOC131335572, translating to MAGTGIHPYHQQWAPAGPPPPPPAPAAVPHYQPPPMHMENPNRLSTDEVRTIFISGLPEDVKERELQNLLRWLPGYEASQVNSKGEHPMGFALFTTPQFAIAAKEALQDMVFDAESKSVLHTEMAKKNLFVKRGIVADSNAYDQSKRMRTGGDYTHTGYSSPSPFHQPPAPVWGHHGYMAPPPSYAAPPPPYDPYAGYPVPPVPMAPPAPVAAPSSYVPVQNIKDNPPCNTLFIGNLGENVNEDELRGLFIMQPGFKQMKVLRQERHTVCFIEFEDVNSATNVHHALQGAVIPSSSSIGMRIQFSKNPFGKRKDSIHPASAVGTNGAPPPPIKLEHPIKLEQYQ from the exons ATGGCCGGTACCGGAATCCATCCATACCACCAACAGTGGGCGCCGGCAggtcctcctcctccccctcctgCTCCAGCCGCCGTTCCCCACTACCAACCTCCACCTATGCACATGGAAAACCCTAATCGCCTCTCTACCGATGAGGTTCGAACTATATTCATATCGGGTCTCCCAGAGGATGTGAAGGAGAGAGAATTACAGAACTTGCTGAGATGGTTACCTGGTTACGAGGCTTCGCAAGTCAATTCCAAAGGGGAACACCCTATGGGCTTCGCTCTCTTTACTACTCCTCAGTTTGCCATTGCTGCCAAAGAGGCCCTTCAG GATATGGTGTTTGATGCTGAATCCAAGTCCGTGTTGCACACTGAGATGGCAAAGAAAAATCTCTTTGTCAAAAGGg GGATTGTGGCTGATTCTAATGCCTATGATCAGAGTAAACGTATGCGAACTGGTGGTGACTATACACATACTGGTTATTCAAGTCCTTCTCCATTTCATCAGCCCCCGGCGCCTGTCTGGGGTCATCATGG GTATATGGCTCCACCACCATCATAtgcagctccaccaccaccatatgACCCGTATGCAGGTTATCCCGTTCCTCCAGTACCAATGGCTCCTCCTGCCCCCGTAGCAGCACCTAGTAGTTACGTTCCTGTTCAG AATATTAAAGACAACCCTCCTTGCAATACCTTGTTTATTGGCAATCTCGGGGAGAATGTAAATGAGGATGAATTGAGGGGCCTTTTTATCAT GCAACCTGGGTTTAAGCAGATGAAGGTTTTGAGACAGGAAAGGCACACCGTTTGCTTCATTGAGTTCGAG GATGTGAACAGCGCAACAAATGTTCACCATGCTTTGCAGGGTGCTGTCATCCCCAGTTCTAGTTCTATTGGCATGCGGATACA ATTCTCGAAGAACCCATTTGGGAAAAGAAAGGATTCCATTCACCCAGCCTCTGCTGTTGGTACAAATGGAGCTCCACCACctccgataaaattggaacatCCGATCAAGTTGGAACAATACCAGTAG
- the LOC131335573 gene encoding receptor-like protein kinase, giving the protein MRIFFNFLLLLFCWHILPMYSASGLSSDGISLLLLMRHWTSVPPSIKSNWNASDSTPCSWIGVTCGKNHNFVVALNLSNYQISGQLGPEITQLRHLTSIDFSTNDFTGSIPSELGDLQNLRVLSLFSNSLTGAIPESLFRIPHLDTLWLNQNKLNGSIPSNVGNTSEITSLYLYSNQLSGAIPSSIGNCSTLEELILTDNELSGALPGSLNNLENLLYLDVSSNSLEGNIPLGLGGCKQMDTLVLSFNQFTGGIPPELGNCSSLTLLSAVHCGLTGPIPPSFGLLTKLEVLYLSENRLSGAIPPELGKCKSLSDLQLYDNQLEGEIPSELGFLSGLKNLFLFINRLTGEIPLSLWKIQSLENFLVYNNSLSGELPPEITELTQLRNISLFNNQFSGVIPQSFGVNCNLTQVDFTSNSFVGQIPPNLCFRKQLRKLLLGVNHLEGSIPSDIGSCSSLTRLILKQNNLAGVLPQFVKNPNIFSLMDLSNNFLTGVIPSSFSNLTNITSINLAMNKLTGPIPPELGGLVYLQGLDLSHNHLEGSLPSELSNCIELLNLDVGFNSLNGSIPSSLRSLKGLYTLTLSGNRFTGGIPPFLFQSTTLRSIQLGENLLGGDIPSSIGATEAVHYLKALNLSANGLTGHVPVELANLDMLEKLDISCNNLTGTLADIGELQSLIEVNVSHNSFSGPIPETLMKFLNSSPFSFLGNQGLCVNCLRRGDLTCIRTSDFRNCNPSPKRVSSKLEISMAALGASLSVVFLLLVLGYVFIWHRRPRQEVEISAEEGAFATLINKIMEATDNLHERYIIGRGAHGTVYKAAIPDKVYAVKKLVFAGLKGGNTNMVREIQTVGKVKHRNLIKLEDFWLRKEYGLILYKYMQNGSLHDVLHELKPPPILEWSVRYKIALGTAQGLAYLHHDCDPAIVHRDIKPMNILLDSDMEPHISDFGIAKLLDQSSASTSSSSVLGTIGYIAPENAFTTTKSKESDVYSYGVVLLELITRKKALDPSFFEEVDIVGWVRSVWNNTEETERIVDPNLMDECLDSHVMERVFDVLFVALRCTEKEPSKRPTMRDVVKQLVDANVATRIKHY; this is encoded by the exons atgagaatttttttcaattttctactGCTTTTGTTCTGTTGGCATATACTACCTATGTATTCTGCTTCTGGTTTGAGCTCTGATGGGATAAGTTTACTCTTACTGATGAGGCATTGGACTTCCGTGCCTCCCTCCATCAAATCGAACTGGAATGCTTCTGATTCCACTCCTTGTTCATGGATTGGAGTCACATGTGGAAAAAACCACAACTTTGTGGTTGCTCTAAACCTGTCTAACTACCAAATCTCAGGCCAATTGGGACCGGAGATAACTCAACTGCGGCACTTGACCTCAATTGATTTCAGCACTAATGATTTCACCGGTTCCATTCCTTCAGAGTTGGGAGATTTGCAGAATCTGCGAGTCTTGAGCTTGTTTTCTAATTCTCTGACGGGTGCAATACCCGAATCGCTGTTTCGAATTCCACATTTGGATACGCTGTGGCTGAACCAGAACAAACTCAATGGTTCTATTCCGTCTAATGTTGGAAACACGAGTGAGATTACATCTCTTTACCTATACAGTAATCAATTGTCGGGTGCCATTCCTTCCTCCATAGGAAATTGTAGCACCTTAGAAGAGTTAATTTTGACTGATAATGAGTTGTCTGGAGCTCTACCTGGGAGTTTGAATAATCTCGAGAATCTTTTGTATCTAGATGTGAGTAGTAACAGTCTAGAGGGCAACATTCCTTTGGGTTTGGGTGGCTGCAAGCAAATGGACACCTTGGTCTTGTCTTTCAACCAATTCACCGGTGGTATTCCACCGGAGTTGGGCAATTGTAGTAGCTTAACTCTACTTTCTGCTGTCCATTGTGGCTTAACTGGTCCTATCCCGCCTTCTTTTGGCTTACTCACTAAGCTGGAAGTTCTTTACCTCTCTGAAAACCGTTTGTCTGGTGCAATACCTCCTGAGCTTGGAAAATGCAAATCACTGAGTGATTTGCAGCTTTATGAcaaccaacttgagggggaaaTTCCGAGCGAGTTAGGGTTTTTGAGTGGACTGAAGAATCTTTTCTTATTTATCAACCGCTTGACAGGTGAGATTCCGTTAAGCCTTTGGAAGATTCAGAGCCTTGAGAATTTCCTTGTGTACAACAATAGCCTTTCTGGAGAATTACCTCCTGAGATCACTGAACTTACTCAATTGAGAAACATTTCTTTGTTCAACAACCAGTTTTCTGGAGTCATACCTCAAAGTTTTGGTGTGAATTGTAACTTGACCCAGGTGGACTTCACCAGCAACTCATTCGTAGGGCAGATACCGCCAAACCTTTGCTTCAGAAAGCAGTTGAGGAAATTGCTTTTGGGCGTGAATCATCTGGAAGGTAGTATACCTTCTGACATAGGAAGTTGTTCAAGTCTGACAAGACTGATTCTCAAGCAGAATAACCTCGCAGGAGTTCTTCCACAATTTGTGAAAAATCCCAACATTTTTTCGCTCATGGATCTTAGCAACAACTTCTTGACTGGTGTGATTCCATCAAGCTTCTCAAATCTTACCAATATTACATCgattaacttggcgatgaataaGCTTACAGGCCCTATACCCCCAGAGCTAGGAGGCCTTGTGTACCTCCAAGGTTTGGATCTTTCTCACAACCATTTAGAAGGTTCGCTGCCATCTGAGTTATCAAATTGTATTGAACTACTGAATTTAGATGTGGGTTTTAATTCATTAAATGGTTCCATCCCTTCTAGTTTAAGAAGCTTGAAGGGGTTGTACACTCTTACTCTAAGTGGGAATCGGTTCACTGGTGGCATTCCACCTTTCTTGTTTCAATCCACAACCCTTCGGAGTATACAGCTTGGCGAAAATTTATTAGGTGGGGATATCCCCTCATCTATTGGAGCAACTGAAGCGGTGCATTATCTGAAAGCACTGAATCTCAGTGCGAATGGACTAACTGGTCATGTCCCCGTGGAGCTCGCGAACTTGGATATGTTAGAGAAGTTAGACATATCTTGCAACAATCTCACAGGAACTTTGGCAGATATTGGTGAACTTCAGTCCTTGATTGAGGTCAATGTGTCTCACAATTCCTTTTCTGGGCCCATACCAGAAACGCTCATGAAGTTTCTCAATTCATCCCCCTTTTCGTTTCTGGGTAATCAGGGCCTTTGTGTCAATTGTCTTCGAAGAGGAGACTTAACTTGCATTAGAACCAGTGATTTCAGAAATTGTAATCCCAGCCCGAAAAGGGTAAGTAGTAAATTGGAAATTTCAATGGCAGCCCTTGGAGCATCGCTATCTGTTGTTTTCCTGCTCCTTGTTCTAGGCTATGTGTTTATCTGGCACAGAAGACCAAGACAGGAAGTTGAAATCTCTGCAGAAGAGGGCGCATTTGCCACACTGATCAACAAAATTATGGAAGCTACTGACAATCTACATGAGAGGTACATTATTGGGAGAGGAGCGCATGGAACTGTTTATAAGGCTGCAATTCCTGATAAAGTGTACGCTGTGAAGAAGCTTGTATTTGCTGGGCTCAAGGGAGGAAACACAAATATGGTGAGAGAAATTCAGACTGTTGGAAAGGTCAAACACAGGAATCTAATCAAACTGGAAGACTTTTGGTTGAGGAAAGAGTATGGTTTGATCTTGTACAAATACATGCAAAATGGAAGCCTTCATGACGTTCTCCATGAGTTGAAACCACCACCAATTTTGGAGTGGAGTGTTCGGTACAAGATAGCACTCGGAACTGCCCAAGGATTGGCATATCTCCATCACGACTGTGATCCTGCTATTGTGCACCGAGATATCAAGCCAATGAACATACTTTTGGATTCTGACATGGAACCTCATATCTCAGATTTTGGGATAGCCAAGCTTCTGGATCAGTCTTCAGCTTCAACATCATCCAGCTCTGTTCTAGGCACGATTGGATATATTGCACCAG AGAATGcatttacaacaacaaaaagcaAGGAGTCTGATGTGTACAGCTACGGGGTTGTTTTGCTGGAGCTTATTACCAGAAAGAAAGCCTTGGATCCATCCTTCTTCGAAGAAGTTGATATTGTAGGTTGGGTTCGGTCTGTCTGGAACAATACTGAAGAAACTGAGAGGATCGTAGATCCGAACCTCATGGATGAATGTTTGGATTCGCATGTGATGGAACGAGTGTTTGATGTGCTTTTCGTGGCTTTGAGATGCACAGAGAAGGAGCCAAGCAAAAGACCCACAATGAGAGATGTAGTGAAGCAACTAGTAGATGCAAATGTTGCAACTAGAATCAAGCACTACTAA
- the LOC131335574 gene encoding uncharacterized protein LOC131335574, with product MEKKNLVCCAFLCSLFLNAIHAKKCEENCVVKHCQQILQQGKCDDDKMCFAACEKQFNTTEMAFCLLPDKQACNCYYTCDEGPISDCSEKIKLEGCNNAMCAGACMDKVKGAVSGTCLPGNHACDCFIPC from the exons ATGGAGAAGAAGAACTTGGTCTGCTGTGCCTTTTTATGCTCGCTTTTCCTCAATGCAATCCACG CAAAGAAATGCGAGGAAAATTGCGTGGTGAAGCATTGTCAACAAATCTTACAACAAGGAAAATGCGATGATGACAAAATGTGCTTTGCTGCATGTGAAAAGCAGTTTAACACCACGGAAATGGCTTTCTGCCTCCTCCCCGACAAACAAGCCTGCAATTGTTACTATACCT GTGATGAAGGACCAATCTCTGATTGCTCGGAGAAGATAAAGCTGGAGGGATGTAACAATGCAATGTGCGCCGGAGCATGCATGGATAAGGTTAAGGGAGCAGTGTCTGGGACTTGCCTCCCTGGAAATCATGCCTGTGATTGCTTTATTCCCTGCTGA